A region of Chelonoidis abingdonii isolate Lonesome George chromosome 8, CheloAbing_2.0, whole genome shotgun sequence DNA encodes the following proteins:
- the TMEM185A gene encoding transmembrane protein 185A, translating into MNLRGLFQDFNPSKFLIYACLLLFSVLLSLRLDDKIQWSYWAVFAPIWLWKLMVIVGASVGTGVWARNPQYRAEGETCVEFKAMLIAVGIHLLLLMFEVLVCDRIERGTHFWLLVFMPLFFVSPVSVAACVWGFRHDRSLELEILCSVNILQFIFIALRLDEIIRWPWLVVCVPLWILMSFLCLVVLYYIVWSVLFLRSMDVIAEQRRTHITMAISWMTIVVPLLTFEVSKNVILSVCDSQLNCRVAAVLVCIRKKNRSTWWFGIRKDFCQFLLELFPFLREYGNISYDLHHEDNEELEETPVPEPPKIAPMFRKKTGVVITQSPGKYVIPPPKLSIDMPD; encoded by the exons ATGAACCTGCGGGGGTTGTTCCAGGATTTCAATCCGAG caAATTTCTTATCTATGCCTgtctgctgctgttctctgttcTGCTCTCTCTCCGTCTGGATGACaaaattcagtggagttattggGCTGTTTTTGCTCCAATATGGCTGTGGAAGCTAATGGTCATTGTTGGTGCCTCAGTGGGAACAGGAGTATGGGCACGAAACCCACAGTATCG AGCAGAAGGAGAAACCTGTGTGGAGTTCAAAGCTATGTTAATTGCAGTAGGCATTCACCTGCTACTGCTGATGTTCGAAGTTCTGGTATGTGACAGGATCGAAAGAGGCACCCATTTCTGGCTTCTGGTCTTCATGCCATTGTTCTTTGTATCTCCAGTGTCAGTTGCAGCTTGTGTGTGGGGCTTCCGACATGACAGATCTCTGGAG ttGGAAATTTTGTGTTCTGTCAATATTCTCCAGTTCATATTTATTGCACTCAGACTAGACGAGATCATCAGATGGCCATGGCTT GTTGTCTGTGTTCCTCTGTGGATCTTGATGTCCTTCCTGTGTCTGGTAGTACTCTATTACATTGTTTGGTCTGTCCTGTTCTTGCGTTCAATGGATGTTATTGCTGAACAGAGGAGAACACACATAACAATGGCTATCAGTTGGATGACAATCGTTGTTCCATTACTCACATTTGAAGTAAGCAAAAATGTGATCTTATCTGTGTGTGATTCTCAATTAAAttgcagagtagcagccgtgttagtctgtatccgcaaaaagaacaggagtactt GGTGGTTTGGAATTCGCAAAGACTTCTGTCAATTCCTACTTGAACTTTTCCCATTCTTGAGAGAATATGGAAATATTTCCTATGATCTCCATCATGAAGATAATGAAGAACTGGAAGAAACACCTGTTCCAGAACCCCCCAAAATTGCACCAATGTTCCGAAAAAAGACTGGAGTGGTCATTACGCAGAGTCCTGGAAAGTATGTTATTCCACCTCCCAAGTTAAGCATTGACATGCCAGATTAA